The Kitasatospora setae KM-6054 genome contains a region encoding:
- a CDS encoding ArsR/SmtB family transcription factor has translation MPVPLYQAKAEFFRMLGHPVRIRVLELLQAGPTPVRDLLPELDVEPSSLSQQLAILRRSGLVTATREGSTVVYALAGADVAELLRTARRILTELLADQGMLLEELRAAH, from the coding sequence ATGCCCGTACCGCTGTACCAGGCCAAGGCCGAGTTCTTCCGGATGCTCGGCCACCCGGTCCGGATCCGAGTCCTCGAACTGCTCCAGGCCGGCCCGACCCCGGTGCGCGACCTGCTGCCCGAGCTGGACGTCGAACCGTCCAGCCTCTCCCAGCAGCTCGCCATCCTGCGCCGCTCCGGCCTGGTCACCGCCACCCGCGAGGGCTCCACCGTGGTCTACGCCCTGGCCGGCGCCGACGTCGCCGAACTGCTCCGGACCGCCCGGCGCATCCTCACCGAACTGCTCGCCGACCAGGGCATGCTCCTCGAGGAACTCCGCGCCGCGCACTGA
- a CDS encoding alpha-keto acid decarboxylase family protein: protein MNSANEWTVGRYLATRLEQLGIRHVFGVPGDLLGPFLTVMQETTAVRWVGTPTELGAGCAADAYARVRLADADADQPEQGVAAVAVTYSVGAFNLLNAVGGAYVEDVPLIAINGAPSYEQWLNFQAVGLLTTHMSPRRESNLEVYRQVTADAQVLSNPGLAPSQIDSAITACLTERKPVYLEVMEDLWHAPCDAPEGLLRAHQRPFTARNRDILEKAVAAAVELITKFGTPIVWAGEELVRGRLEQELLEFVEATEMQFCTTVGAKSVVSERHPRFAGVYNGKASLPEIRATFKNAGCRIGLGTWSTSKNLNGEQSIGDDWIVAARGGVSVGALYFPDVQLGRFVPALRAALAGRTFPADHFALARAAGLDVPASTADFLDSLTSEHPDRTELTYDSFFARVNHFLEHQATGGDPQAPSPFTVVSDAAFALLGSMNLRITERAGYLAQNSWLSIGYSVGAATGVALGRQQPPKRPLVFVGDGSFQETCQELSTHVRHHLRPVVFVLDNEGFYGIEQMLVSPCYYRGRPRPSDDGADFYNVLHPWRYEKLAEVFGTEKDPMRGVDLTTHAELDALLAALADPADDLNRAPVLARVRLSRHDYPRALQYKIDENCP from the coding sequence ATGAACAGCGCCAACGAATGGACGGTCGGCCGCTACCTGGCCACCAGGCTCGAACAGTTGGGCATCCGCCACGTCTTCGGCGTGCCGGGCGACCTGCTCGGCCCCTTCCTGACGGTCATGCAGGAGACCACCGCGGTCCGCTGGGTCGGCACCCCCACCGAGCTGGGAGCCGGCTGCGCCGCCGACGCCTACGCCCGGGTGCGGCTCGCCGACGCCGACGCCGACCAGCCCGAACAGGGCGTCGCCGCCGTGGCGGTGACGTACAGCGTGGGCGCGTTCAACCTGCTCAACGCGGTCGGCGGCGCGTACGTCGAGGACGTCCCGCTGATCGCGATCAACGGGGCGCCGTCCTACGAGCAGTGGCTCAACTTCCAGGCGGTGGGCCTGCTCACCACCCACATGAGCCCGCGCCGGGAGAGCAACCTGGAGGTCTACCGCCAGGTCACCGCCGACGCGCAGGTCCTCTCCAACCCGGGCCTGGCGCCCTCGCAGATCGACAGCGCGATCACCGCCTGCCTGACCGAGCGCAAACCGGTCTACCTGGAGGTCATGGAGGACCTCTGGCACGCCCCCTGCGACGCCCCGGAGGGACTGCTCCGGGCCCACCAGCGGCCGTTCACCGCACGGAACCGGGACATCCTGGAGAAGGCCGTCGCGGCGGCGGTCGAGCTGATCACGAAGTTCGGCACGCCGATCGTCTGGGCGGGCGAGGAACTCGTGCGCGGACGGCTGGAACAGGAACTGCTGGAGTTCGTGGAGGCCACCGAGATGCAGTTCTGCACCACGGTCGGCGCCAAGTCCGTGGTGTCCGAACGGCACCCGCGGTTCGCCGGCGTCTACAACGGCAAGGCGAGCCTGCCGGAGATCCGCGCCACCTTCAAGAACGCGGGCTGCCGGATCGGCCTGGGCACCTGGTCCACCTCCAAGAACCTCAACGGCGAGCAGTCCATCGGCGACGACTGGATCGTGGCGGCCCGCGGCGGCGTCAGCGTCGGCGCCCTGTACTTCCCGGACGTCCAACTCGGCCGCTTCGTCCCGGCGCTGCGGGCCGCCCTGGCGGGCCGGACGTTCCCCGCCGACCACTTCGCGCTGGCCCGCGCGGCCGGCCTGGACGTCCCGGCCAGCACCGCCGACTTCCTCGACTCGCTGACCTCCGAACACCCGGACCGGACCGAACTCACCTACGACAGCTTCTTCGCACGCGTCAACCACTTCCTGGAGCACCAGGCCACCGGCGGCGACCCGCAGGCCCCCTCGCCCTTCACGGTGGTCTCGGACGCGGCGTTCGCCCTGCTCGGCTCGATGAACCTGCGGATCACCGAACGGGCCGGCTACCTGGCGCAGAACAGCTGGCTGTCCATCGGCTACTCCGTCGGCGCGGCCACCGGCGTGGCACTCGGCCGCCAGCAGCCGCCCAAACGCCCGCTGGTCTTCGTCGGCGACGGCTCGTTCCAGGAGACCTGCCAGGAACTCTCCACCCACGTCCGGCACCACCTGCGGCCGGTGGTCTTCGTCCTCGACAACGAGGGCTTCTACGGCATCGAACAGATGCTGGTCAGCCCCTGCTACTACCGGGGCCGGCCCCGGCCGTCCGACGACGGGGCCGACTTCTACAACGTGCTGCACCCGTGGCGCTACGAGAAGCTGGCGGAGGTCTTCGGCACCGAGAAGGACCCGATGCGCGGCGTCGACCTCACCACCCACGCCGAACTCGACGCCCTCCTCGCCGCCCTCGCCGACCCCGCCGACGACCTCAACCGCGCCCCGGTCCTGGCCCGGGTCCGGCTCAGCCGGCACGACTACCCCAGGGCCCTCCAGTACAAGATCGACGAGAACTGCCCCTGA
- a CDS encoding aminotransferase class V-fold PLP-dependent enzyme: MKNPGNPRTTPAHPGPPDTEGVEHLSPLRGSSTLFTLDPGSAHLNHGSYGAVPVPVQRYQAKLRADMERDPDGFFLEAPDRIGRARAEVATALGGDPGRLALITNVTEGVAIALDTVPLDERDQILVTDHGYGVVTRAAERRAAEAGAVVRCVRISPHAPDDAAVAERVLAAVTPRTKVAVLDLITSPTARTIASPALLAELRSRGIITIVDAAHAPGALPVDLGGAAGGADFWVGNLHKWAFAPRAAAVLAIDRPWRPRVRPLMFSWEHDRGFPWRVEWRGTFDYTPWLAAPAGFDLLKRIGAEQLRDHNDRLAAHGRRMLVERAGLRALPEVPGLGMRAVRLPPGVAEQEHAAKALMVAVRKALNTRIAVRPWQGGGILRISAQLYNRPEEYVRLADGLARLITR, encoded by the coding sequence ATGAAGAACCCGGGGAACCCGCGCACGACACCGGCACACCCGGGCCCACCGGACACCGAAGGCGTCGAGCACCTCTCGCCGCTGCGCGGCAGCAGCACCCTGTTCACCCTCGACCCGGGCAGCGCCCACCTCAACCACGGCTCCTACGGCGCCGTCCCCGTCCCGGTCCAGCGCTACCAGGCCAAACTCCGCGCCGACATGGAACGCGACCCGGACGGCTTCTTCCTCGAAGCCCCCGACCGGATCGGCCGGGCCCGCGCCGAAGTCGCCACCGCCCTCGGCGGCGACCCCGGACGGCTCGCCCTGATCACCAACGTCACCGAGGGCGTCGCCATCGCCCTCGACACCGTCCCGCTCGACGAACGCGACCAGATCCTGGTCACCGACCACGGCTACGGCGTCGTCACCCGCGCCGCCGAGCGCCGCGCCGCCGAAGCCGGCGCCGTGGTCCGCTGCGTCCGGATCTCCCCGCACGCCCCCGACGACGCCGCCGTCGCCGAACGCGTCCTGGCCGCCGTCACCCCGCGCACCAAGGTCGCCGTCCTCGACCTGATCACCTCACCCACCGCCCGCACCATCGCCTCGCCCGCCCTGCTCGCCGAACTCCGCTCCCGCGGCATCATCACCATCGTCGACGCCGCCCACGCCCCCGGCGCCCTCCCCGTCGACCTCGGCGGCGCGGCCGGCGGCGCCGACTTCTGGGTCGGCAACCTCCACAAGTGGGCCTTCGCCCCGCGCGCCGCCGCCGTCCTTGCCATCGACCGGCCCTGGCGGCCCCGGGTCCGCCCGCTGATGTTCTCCTGGGAACACGACCGCGGCTTCCCCTGGCGCGTCGAATGGCGCGGCACCTTCGACTACACCCCCTGGCTCGCCGCCCCCGCCGGCTTCGACCTCCTCAAGCGGATCGGCGCCGAACAACTCCGCGACCACAACGACCGGCTCGCCGCCCACGGACGCCGGATGCTCGTCGAACGCGCCGGCCTGCGCGCCCTCCCCGAAGTCCCCGGCCTCGGCATGCGCGCCGTCCGCCTCCCGCCCGGCGTCGCCGAACAGGAACACGCCGCGAAAGCCCTGATGGTCGCCGTCCGCAAAGCCCTCAACACCCGCATCGCCGTCCGCCCCTGGCAGGGCGGCGGCATCCTCCGGATCAGCGCCCAGCTCTACAACCGCCCCGAGGAGTACGTGCGACTCGCGGACGGGCTGGCCCGGCTCATCACCCGCTGA
- a CDS encoding DEAD/DEAH box helicase produces the protein MPTNPAPEEQLDPAARAAAARAEAEAEEGLSPAERYAAARERAREQATALHGFRELYDFPLDDFQLRACRTLEEGKGVLVAAPTGSGKTIVGEFAVHLALAGGRKCFYTTPIKALSNQKYGDLVKRYGQAKVGLLTGDNSVNGDAPVVVMTTEVLRNMLYAGSSALDGLGYVVMDEVHYLADRFRGAVWEEVIIHLPESVTLVSLSATVSNAEEFGDWLDTVRGGTEVIVSEHRPVPLWQHVMAGNRMYDLFASPDRDGRPKGSLKNPAKAVNPELVRLARSEADRGRDRFARGRGRSMPAGRPGRVWTPSRVDVIDRLDAEGLLPAITFIFSRAGCEAAVQQCLHSGLRLNRDADRFKVRQFVEERCRDIPDEDLHVLGYYEWLDGLERGIAAHHAGMLPRFKEVVEELFVQGLVKAVFATETLALGINMPARSVVMEKLVKWNGETHADITPGEYTQLTGRAGRRGIDIEGHAVVLWQRGLDPEALAGLAGTRTYPLKSSFRPSYNMAVNLVGQFGRHRSRELLETSFAQFQADRSVVGIARQVQRNEEGLDGYRESMTCHLGDFDEYMALRRDLKDRENALAREGSSQRRNAAVEAIEQLRPGDIIHVPTGKFAGLALVLDPGLPPDSRSGRSGHHRHPDFQDGPRPVVLTAERQVKRLAMIDFPYPVAAVDRMRIPKSFNPRSPQSRRDLASALRTKAGHLEPERYRKGRAAAADDPEISRLRTALRQHPCHGCDEREDHARWSERYHRLHRDTELLERRMRSRTHTIARTFDRVCGLLADLGYLSADTVTDDGKRLARLYGELDLLASECIREGVWNGLAAAELAACASALVYEARQSDDATAPRVPEGGAKEALGKMVRIWSRLDDLEEQHKISTAEGVGQREPDLGFAWTAYRWALGHDLDAVLRDADMPAGDFVRWTKQLIDVLGQIQDAAGDNTELRKTARKAVDGMRRGIIAYSSVG, from the coding sequence GTGCCCACCAACCCCGCGCCCGAAGAGCAGCTCGACCCCGCGGCCCGCGCCGCCGCCGCCCGCGCCGAGGCGGAGGCCGAGGAGGGGCTCAGCCCCGCCGAGCGGTACGCCGCCGCGCGCGAGCGCGCCAGGGAGCAGGCCACCGCCCTGCACGGCTTCCGGGAGCTGTACGACTTCCCGCTGGACGACTTCCAGCTCCGCGCCTGCCGCACGCTGGAGGAGGGCAAGGGCGTGCTGGTCGCCGCCCCGACCGGCTCCGGCAAGACCATCGTCGGCGAGTTCGCCGTCCACCTGGCGCTGGCCGGCGGCCGCAAGTGCTTCTACACCACGCCGATCAAGGCGCTGTCGAACCAGAAGTACGGCGACCTGGTCAAGCGCTACGGCCAGGCCAAGGTCGGCCTGCTCACCGGCGACAACTCGGTCAACGGGGACGCGCCGGTCGTCGTGATGACCACCGAGGTCCTGCGCAACATGCTGTACGCGGGCTCCAGCGCCCTCGACGGCCTCGGCTACGTGGTGATGGACGAGGTGCACTACCTCGCCGACCGGTTCCGCGGCGCCGTCTGGGAGGAGGTCATCATCCACCTCCCCGAGTCGGTCACGCTGGTCTCGCTCTCCGCGACCGTCTCCAACGCCGAGGAGTTCGGCGACTGGCTGGACACCGTCCGCGGCGGCACCGAGGTGATCGTCTCCGAGCACCGGCCCGTCCCGCTCTGGCAGCACGTGATGGCCGGCAACCGGATGTACGACCTGTTCGCCAGCCCCGACCGGGACGGCCGCCCCAAGGGCAGCCTGAAGAACCCGGCCAAGGCCGTCAACCCCGAGCTGGTCCGGCTGGCCCGCTCGGAGGCCGACCGCGGCCGGGACAGGTTCGCCCGCGGCCGGGGCCGCTCGATGCCCGCCGGCCGCCCCGGCCGGGTCTGGACGCCCAGCCGGGTCGACGTGATCGACCGGCTGGACGCCGAGGGCCTGCTGCCCGCGATCACCTTCATCTTCAGCCGGGCCGGCTGCGAGGCCGCCGTCCAGCAGTGCCTCCACTCCGGCCTGCGGCTGAACCGGGACGCCGACCGCTTCAAGGTCCGCCAGTTCGTCGAGGAGCGCTGCCGCGACATCCCCGACGAGGACCTGCACGTCCTCGGCTACTACGAGTGGCTGGACGGCCTGGAGCGCGGCATCGCCGCCCACCACGCCGGCATGCTGCCCCGGTTCAAGGAGGTCGTCGAGGAGCTGTTCGTCCAGGGCCTGGTCAAGGCGGTCTTCGCCACCGAGACGCTCGCCCTCGGCATCAACATGCCCGCCCGCTCGGTGGTCATGGAGAAGCTGGTCAAGTGGAACGGCGAGACCCACGCCGACATCACCCCCGGCGAGTACACCCAGCTCACCGGCCGGGCCGGCCGCCGCGGCATCGACATCGAGGGCCACGCCGTCGTGCTGTGGCAGCGCGGCCTCGACCCGGAGGCGCTGGCCGGCCTGGCCGGCACCCGCACCTACCCGCTCAAGTCGTCCTTCCGCCCCTCGTACAACATGGCCGTCAACCTGGTCGGCCAGTTCGGGCGGCACCGCTCCCGCGAACTGCTGGAGACCTCCTTCGCGCAGTTCCAGGCCGACCGCTCGGTCGTCGGCATCGCCCGCCAGGTGCAGCGCAACGAGGAGGGCCTGGACGGCTACCGCGAGTCGATGACCTGCCACCTCGGCGACTTCGACGAGTACATGGCGCTGCGCCGCGACCTCAAGGACCGCGAGAACGCGCTCGCCCGCGAGGGCTCCAGCCAGCGCCGCAACGCCGCCGTCGAGGCGATCGAGCAGCTCAGGCCCGGCGACATCATCCACGTCCCGACCGGCAAGTTCGCCGGCCTCGCGCTGGTCCTCGACCCCGGCCTGCCGCCGGACAGCCGCAGCGGCCGCAGCGGCCACCACCGGCACCCCGACTTCCAGGACGGGCCGCGCCCGGTCGTGCTCACCGCCGAACGCCAGGTCAAGCGCCTCGCGATGATCGACTTCCCGTACCCGGTCGCCGCGGTGGACCGGATGCGGATCCCCAAGTCCTTCAACCCGCGCAGTCCGCAGTCCCGCCGCGACCTCGCCTCCGCGCTGCGCACCAAGGCCGGCCACCTCGAACCCGAGCGCTACCGCAAGGGCCGGGCCGCCGCCGCCGACGACCCCGAGATCAGCCGGCTGCGCACCGCCCTGCGCCAGCACCCCTGCCACGGCTGCGACGAGCGCGAGGACCACGCCCGCTGGTCCGAGCGCTACCACCGCCTGCACCGGGACACCGAACTCCTCGAACGCCGGATGCGCTCGCGCACCCACACCATCGCCCGCACCTTCGACCGGGTCTGCGGCCTGCTCGCCGACCTCGGCTACCTCAGCGCCGACACCGTCACCGACGACGGCAAGCGCCTCGCCCGGCTCTACGGCGAACTCGACCTGCTCGCCTCCGAGTGCATCCGCGAGGGCGTCTGGAACGGCCTCGCCGCCGCCGAACTCGCCGCCTGCGCCTCCGCGCTGGTCTACGAGGCCCGCCAGTCCGACGACGCCACCGCCCCGCGCGTCCCCGAGGGCGGCGCCAAGGAGGCGCTCGGCAAGATGGTCCGGATCTGGAGCCGGCTCGACGACCTGGAGGAGCAGCACAAGATCTCCACCGCCGAGGGCGTCGGTCAGCGCGAACCCGACCTCGGCTTCGCCTGGACCGCCTACCGCTGGGCCCTCGGCCACGACCTCGACGCCGTCCTGCGCGACGCCGACATGCCCGCCGGCGACTTCGTCCGCTGGACCAAGCAGCTGATCGACGTCCTCGGCCAGATCCAGGACGCCGCCGGCGACAACACCGAGCTGCGCAAGACCGCCCGCAAGGCGGTCGACGGCATGCGGCGCGGCATCATCGCGTACTCCTCGGTCGGCTAG
- a CDS encoding DUF7873 family protein encodes MAKLNQIIAVEKGVKSKSFQELTQSHQDLQKAPLLAGLSRTYQPKDEEGEQLPPESTRVQVKAEDVLRTTAATLTRLFDVTATKDWANTEARADVVVDGRTLVAGAPVTYLLFLEKQLTDLRTFVRKLPVLDAAESWSLDPSTDAWKTEAVRTIRTRKVPRNHVKAEATEKHPAQVEVYYEDVPVGYWTTVKFSGALPARRVNELLERVEKLQQAVQFAREEANGAEVTDRRVGDAFFGYLFG; translated from the coding sequence GTGGCCAAGTTGAACCAGATCATCGCCGTGGAAAAAGGCGTCAAGTCGAAGTCGTTCCAGGAGCTGACGCAGTCCCACCAGGACCTGCAGAAGGCCCCGCTGCTGGCGGGCCTGTCCCGGACGTACCAGCCGAAGGACGAGGAGGGCGAGCAGCTGCCCCCCGAGTCGACCAGGGTGCAGGTCAAGGCGGAGGACGTGCTGCGGACGACGGCGGCGACGCTGACCCGGCTGTTCGACGTGACCGCCACCAAGGACTGGGCGAACACCGAGGCCCGGGCCGACGTGGTCGTCGACGGGCGGACGCTGGTGGCCGGCGCCCCGGTGACCTACCTGCTGTTCCTGGAGAAGCAGCTCACCGACCTGCGGACGTTCGTCCGCAAGCTCCCGGTGCTGGACGCCGCCGAGTCCTGGTCGCTGGACCCCTCGACGGACGCGTGGAAGACCGAGGCGGTGCGGACGATCCGCACCCGCAAGGTGCCGCGCAACCACGTCAAGGCGGAGGCGACCGAGAAGCACCCGGCGCAGGTCGAGGTGTACTACGAGGACGTGCCGGTCGGGTACTGGACGACGGTCAAGTTCTCCGGCGCGCTGCCCGCGCGGCGGGTGAACGAGCTGCTGGAGCGGGTGGAGAAGCTCCAGCAGGCCGTGCAGTTCGCCCGCGAGGAGGCGAACGGCGCGGAGGTCACCGACCGCCGGGTCGGCGACGCCTTCTTCGGCTACCTGTTCGGGTAG